Genomic DNA from Anthonomus grandis grandis chromosome 2, icAntGran1.3, whole genome shotgun sequence:
CAACAAGCCCCGCAGCAAGTTCGGTACCAGCAAGCTCCACAACAAGTTCAGTACCAACCCCAAGGACCTTTACCTACTGCCGCCCAATACCCTGCTGGAGTGGACGCCTCTTCATGTCCAGATTATCCTGACTGCTCCAACCCTTTGGTAACTTTACAGGCTGTAGCGAAAGCATCTGATCCTAAATATATTGTAAGTATTCATTTCTTCGTAACGAATTATACAAAGACAATGTTTCTTGGTCTCATATGCATAATTGACAATTAGCACTGATAATGACTTAAAAGCTAATACACTTGTTTATATTGGtttgaagattttaaaaatattctattccTGTGTCTAAAATactatttatgttttataggcCCAAGTAACTCCTTCCGCTCCACCAGTACCACCGAAACCAGAATCTCAATACTCTCCAGAAGTGCAACAAAAACTCGACCGTGGAGAATATATTGGAGATGGCGACTACCACGGTGAAGGATTGGACGAAGCTTTGGCACCACAAGTCGCAGGTAATAATTCACATTATaccaaataaaactaaagattACTGAACCATTTCTTTGCTATAGTTGGGGCACAGCAATATGGTTCTCAATCCCATGGCGCGGGCGCAGTTCAATACCCAGCTCAAATAGCTGCCTCCCAATATGCCTCTCAACCAGGCGCAGCCGTCCAGTACGCTCAACCAAGCGCAGGCGCCGGTCATTATCCAGCACAAATAGCTGCATCCCAATATGCTCAACCAAGTGCGGGAGCTGTACAATATCCAGCTCAACAAGCAGCATCTCAATATTCCTCTAGCCCAAGATACATTACCTACCCCCAAGGGCTTACCGCAGCTAGATTTTTGCCCGCTGGAGCTAAGTACAGTCAGCCTGCGCCTGTGCAGGAACGTAATTATAATGCCTTAGGTGCTGGATCTGAACCCGTGCCAGCTGTTGCGCAGCTGCCTGCTGGTGTGGATGCCGAGGTGTGTCCTAATTATCCATTCTGTAGCTAGATAATGTCTCTATTTTCTAtgtgatatatgtatatttattgtaatgattagataataaaaatgtttttattttaattgtactttttgccaatatttgttaaatcgattttacGGAGATGTTAAAAATAGCTCCATCCTTGAGGCAAAGTTCAACATTACTGCCTCATATCTGAATCGATGATAAAACTCGGGACATTAAAATAAAGTTctacataatattaatattaaattctccTTATCcgaaaaagatgaaaatgtttaatatataaaaatcatgaAGGAGGAATTTGAGGTGTATGTAAAAGATAAGACCTCCCTGTTGAAATTGAAGCAAGTGCAGACATAGGTATGCAAAGAGTCCATGTGTGGGATAGTACAACTATCAGTATCTTTCAAGAAACGCGAAAAATTGGGGGAATATACTTCAATGCTATAAAGCAAAGTATCACTTAGACCCTCAATACTAGCTCAAGCGTTTTCCAAGTTGAAGTGACTGGCATAACCATCATGCGAtatatacagtgagagccaaaagtccggaataaattcatttaaaattcaggggtatgttcaaaaaaaaacgctcggacacgtcgatttttatttttaactgcgggttttctaactataattttatgtatacagagtggttcaaaaataagttacgaccatcaacttcaatttttgaaatagaa
This window encodes:
- the LOC126750716 gene encoding uncharacterized protein LOC126750716, translating into MFLKLELLSCLLALTLAQHYQPQYRQASQYQQLQPQYQQLQYQQAQQPQYKQVQYQQQAPQQVRYQQAPQQVQYQPQGPLPTAAQYPAGVDASSCPDYPDCSNPLVTLQAVAKASDPKYIAQVTPSAPPVPPKPESQYSPEVQQKLDRGEYIGDGDYHGEGLDEALAPQVAVGAQQYGSQSHGAGAVQYPAQIAASQYASQPGAAVQYAQPSAGAGHYPAQIAASQYAQPSAGAVQYPAQQAASQYSSSPRYITYPQGLTAARFLPAGAKYSQPAPVQERNYNALGAGSEPVPAVAQLPAGVDAEVCPNYPFCS